The genomic window AGGCTAAAAAATTCAATCTAAATAACTTATCATTATTGTGCGCCGAAGCAGAAAATTTACCTTTGAAGGATAAATCTGTTGATGTCGTTCTCGTTGCTTTTGGAGTTAGAAATTTCTCAAATCTTGAGATGGGTTTAAAAGAAATTCGTAGAGTTTTAAGAGATAATGGTAAATTGGCAGTTCTTGAGTTTTCCTTGCCTAAGGGAATGTTCGGAAAAGTATATCTTTTCTATTTTCGCAAAATTTTACCTTTTATAGGAAATTTGATTTCAAAGCATGAAAACGCGTATACATATCTTCCAGAATCAGTGTTAGTATTTCCAGAAGGCGAAGAATTTACGAAGATTTTAAGTGAGGTTGGCTTTAAAAAGGTTGAAATGTGGCGACTTACTTTTGGTGTTGTTACTCTTTACATTGCTTTTAAATAAAAATTGCGCCCCCAGCGGGATTCGAACCCGCGTTCCAGGCTTGAAAAGCCTGTGTCCTAGGCCTCTAGACGATGGGGGCGTTGAACTTTCTTGTGGGTGAGTAGCGGGGCTCGAACCCGCAACCTCCAGGGCCACAACCTGGCGCTCTGACCGGTTGAGCTATACTCACCGTAAAGAAAGCACTACAAATATAGAAATTTTTTTTCTGTTTTGCAAATTTACGATCGCTTGCTAAAGTTTAATCCAATTTTTATCTTTGTAGAAAAATACTGCTTTTTAAAATGAACTTTTATATTGGGGTTGATGAATCAGGTAAGGGTGATTTCTTCGGTCCGCTCGTGATCGCAGGAGTAGTATCAAATGAAGATGTTAACGAAAAACTTTTAAACGCCGGTGTCAAGGATTCTAAAAAATTATCCGATAAAAAGGTCTTTGAGATTTTTGAAAGAATAAAGGAAATCTGCAAATTTTATGAGGTTGTTGTTATCAAACCAAAAAGATATAACGAACTCACCAGAAAGTTGAATCTTAATAAACTTCTCGCTTGGGGACACGCTCGTGTGATAGAAAACCTCCTTGAAAAAGCCGAACAAGAGAATTTTAAAATTGACAAAATAATATCTGATCAGTTTGGGGATGCATCATATCTTTTAAATGCCTTGATGAAAAGAGGAAGGAAAATTAACTTAATCCAGATGCATAGGGCGGAAATTGATCCAGCGGTTGCCTCTGCCTCCATAATTGCAAGAGCAGTTTTTCTAAATCAACTTGTTGAGATGTCAAGAAAATATGAAATAGTGTTTCCCAAAGGTGTCTCAGATAAAGTGGTTGATGTTGCAAAAGAAATTGTTAAAAAGTTTGGAAAAGATGAACTGTTAAATGTCGCTAAAATTCATTTCAAGACAACAAGCCAAGTTTTGTGAAATTGTAATATAATGGTAGTTTTTGAATTTTAAGATTGTTGTTTTTATATTTTTTTTAAGTTGAGGTGTTTAAACAAAGCGACTTATGTGAAAAATATGATAGAGAGAATAAGAAATTTTTGCATCATCGCACACATTGATCATGGCAAATCAACCCTTGCTGACCGACTACTTGAGAAAACTGGAACGATTCCGGAAAGACAAATGGTTGAACAAGTGCTTGATAATATGGATCTTGAGCGAGAGCGCGGTATAACTATAAAGTCCCACCCAATCCAAATGAGATATAAAGCGAAAGACGGAAACGAATATATCTTTAATTTAATTGATACTCCAGGTCATGTTGATTTTTCTTACGAAGTTTCAAGAGCTTTAGCTGCTAGTGAAGGTGCAATTCTTGTAGTTGATGCAACGCAAGGAGTTGAAGCGCAAACCATAAGCAACCTTTACATGGCTGTTGACGCCGGACTTGAAATTATCCCCGTGATAAATAAGATTGACTTGCCAGCTGCTAAAACAATGATTGATACAGTTAAAACTCAAATTATTGACTTGATTGGTTGTAAAGAAGATGAAATTTTACTCGTAAGCGCTAAAACTGGTTATGGAGTTGACGAACTTCTTGAGGCAATAGTAGAAAGAATTCCATCACCAAAAGGTAATCCAAATGAACCACTAAGGGCTCTTATTTTTGACTCAAAGTATGATTCCTATCGCGGTGTTGTTGTTTATCTAAGAGTTTTTGACGGTGAGTTGAAGGAAGGTGATAAAGTGATGTTTTTTGCTAATGGTAAAATTTTTGAAGCAGAAGAAGTCGGAATTTTAAAGCTTGATAGAATAAGAACGGGGATACTTACAAGTGGTATGGTTGGATATTTAATTGCTGGCGTAAAAGATGTCCATGATACGAGAGTAGGTGATACAATAACACTTGCAAATAATCCAGCAAAGGAACCATTGCCTGGTTATCGCGAAGTAAAACCGATGGTTTATGCCGGCTTTTTCCCCGCTGACTCAGAAAATTATCAAGAATTAAGAGACGCACTTGAAAAATTAAGGCTAAATGACGCTGCGGTCGTATTTGAACCTGAAAGCTCATCTGCACTTGGACATGGCTTTAGATGTGGATTTCTCGGTTTATTGCATATGGAGATAGTTCAAGAGCGACTTGAAAGAGAATTTGGCCTCAACATCGTAACAACTGTGCCAAATGTAGTCTATAAAGTTGTGAAAAGAAATGGCGAAATTATATTTGTAAACAACCCAACAGATATGCCAAGTCCTGGAGAAATTGATCATATTGAAGAACCTTATGTTCGTGCACAAATTATAACACCCGCTGAATACATCGGTGCTTTGATGAAACTTTGCTCAGATAGAAGGGGAGTTTACAAAACTACACATTATGTCTCAGCTGACAGAGCGATCCTTGAATATGAACTTCCACTTTCTGAAATAATTTTTGATTTCTATGACAAATTGAAATCTCTTTCTCGTGGTTATGCTTCATTTGATTATGAATTTCTTGATTATAGGGAATCGGACCTTGTTAAGCTTGATATACTTTTGAACGGTGAACCTGTTGATGCCCTTTCATTCGTTGTCCATAGAACTAAAGCCTATGACTACGGCCGTAAATTATGCTCAAAATTAAGAGAACTTATCCCAAGGCAATTGTTTGAAGTTGTCATACAAGCTGCTATTGGAAGCAGAGTCATAGCAAGAGATGTGATAAAGCCGTTAAGAAAAAATGTCTTAGCAAAGTGCTATGGCGGTGATGTAACAAGGAAGAGAAAATTGCTTGAGAAGCAAAAAGAAGGTAAGAAACGAATGAAGCAAATTGGAAAGGTTGAAGTCCCACAAGAAGCTTTCCTTGCGGTCCTAACAATAGATAACGATTAAAACAAAAACTATAATTAAATGCAACGGAAAAAAGAAACGAAGCAAAAGAAAAAGCCAAAAACTTTTAAGGAAAAGGTTTATAATTTCGTCAAAGAATTTGTCGTCGTGTTCGGAATTTTTCTTGTTCTTAACAGTTTCGTAATTGCTTCTTTTGCGGTGCCAACCTCGTCAATGGAAGACACTGTAATGGCGGGTGATTTCCTTTTTGTTAATAAATTTATCTATAATCTCGCAACGCCTCGGAATATACCTTTGACCTCAATTCGCTTGCCATACATTGTAATACCGAGTTTATGGAAAGTTGAGCGAGGTGATGTGGTTGTTTTTGAATTTCCTGGATATAGAGATGAAATAAAGCATCCCGCGATGATTTATTATCTCAAAAGGTGCATTGGGCTCCCGGGCGATACAATTCAAATAATTGATAAAGTTGTTTATGTCAATGGTAAAATCTTCCCAAATCCCAAATATGTTAAGTTTGAGCGACCCTATATCCTTCCAAAAGACCAACCTGACCCGAGAATTTTTCCCAAA from Candidatus Kryptonium sp. includes these protein-coding regions:
- the rnhC gene encoding ribonuclease HIII; this translates as MNFYIGVDESGKGDFFGPLVIAGVVSNEDVNEKLLNAGVKDSKKLSDKKVFEIFERIKEICKFYEVVVIKPKRYNELTRKLNLNKLLAWGHARVIENLLEKAEQENFKIDKIISDQFGDASYLLNALMKRGRKINLIQMHRAEIDPAVASASIIARAVFLNQLVEMSRKYEIVFPKGVSDKVVDVAKEIVKKFGKDELLNVAKIHFKTTSQVL
- the lepB gene encoding signal peptidase I; protein product: MQRKKETKQKKKPKTFKEKVYNFVKEFVVVFGIFLVLNSFVIASFAVPTSSMEDTVMAGDFLFVNKFIYNLATPRNIPLTSIRLPYIVIPSLWKVERGDVVVFEFPGYRDEIKHPAMIYYLKRCIGLPGDTIQIIDKVVYVNGKIFPNPKYVKFERPYILPKDQPDPRIFPKGAPFNEDNYGPIVVPKKGDTIKIDLSNFDAWETFIKREGHWVEIKNGKIYIDGVEKNEYIVKHDYYFMLGDNRDNSLDSRFWGFVPDKYIVGSPLIVYWSWNPDIPIFNIFAKIASVKISRIGMIIK
- the lepA gene encoding translation elongation factor 4, whose translation is MIERIRNFCIIAHIDHGKSTLADRLLEKTGTIPERQMVEQVLDNMDLERERGITIKSHPIQMRYKAKDGNEYIFNLIDTPGHVDFSYEVSRALAASEGAILVVDATQGVEAQTISNLYMAVDAGLEIIPVINKIDLPAAKTMIDTVKTQIIDLIGCKEDEILLVSAKTGYGVDELLEAIVERIPSPKGNPNEPLRALIFDSKYDSYRGVVVYLRVFDGELKEGDKVMFFANGKIFEAEEVGILKLDRIRTGILTSGMVGYLIAGVKDVHDTRVGDTITLANNPAKEPLPGYREVKPMVYAGFFPADSENYQELRDALEKLRLNDAAVVFEPESSSALGHGFRCGFLGLLHMEIVQERLEREFGLNIVTTVPNVVYKVVKRNGEIIFVNNPTDMPSPGEIDHIEEPYVRAQIITPAEYIGALMKLCSDRRGVYKTTHYVSADRAILEYELPLSEIIFDFYDKLKSLSRGYASFDYEFLDYRESDLVKLDILLNGEPVDALSFVVHRTKAYDYGRKLCSKLRELIPRQLFEVVIQAAIGSRVIARDVIKPLRKNVLAKCYGGDVTRKRKLLEKQKEGKKRMKQIGKVEVPQEAFLAVLTIDND
- the ubiE gene encoding bifunctional demethylmenaquinone methyltransferase/2-methoxy-6-polyprenyl-1,4-benzoquinol methylase UbiE, producing MQEIKSYITQGEMKRKYVKRMFNAIAKRYDFLNHLLSFGLDIHWRRFAIKKLNLSGGETIVDIACGTGDFSISARDKFPSKIIGVDVSLNMLKIFSDKAKKFNLNNLSLLCAEAENLPLKDKSVDVVLVAFGVRNFSNLEMGLKEIRRVLRDNGKLAVLEFSLPKGMFGKVYLFYFRKILPFIGNLISKHENAYTYLPESVLVFPEGEEFTKILSEVGFKKVEMWRLTFGVVTLYIAFK